A section of the Sceloporus undulatus isolate JIND9_A2432 ecotype Alabama chromosome 3, SceUnd_v1.1, whole genome shotgun sequence genome encodes:
- the LOC121925329 gene encoding LOW QUALITY PROTEIN: interferon-induced protein with tetratricopeptide repeats 5-like (The sequence of the model RefSeq protein was modified relative to this genomic sequence to represent the inferred CDS: deleted 1 base in 1 codon) — MGGLLSFLYNWGTKAPAILSPKDALEKILQQLDCHFTWVLLKEDIDPDELEERILEQIELLHSKSKAQNYHLLAYVKYLNGKKEEALENLQKAEEAVKIEYPGDTEKQSLVTWGNYAWLYYHMDKLTEAQVYIDKIERLCKQHGSALPYKMKLPQIFCEKGWALLKFGGKYYEKAKESFAKALEEEPDNPEFNAGYSVTVYRLEDYYGRKSAAEGSSLEPLRRAVQLNPEDPFVMSLLAIKLQETNKIHEGEKYIEKALAKYPGIPYVLRYAAKFYRKKGDVQIALKYLTEALRLTPNSSFLHHQIGICYRTQYFGMKKKMVKNRILTNVKEMIRALGLCIFHFEKVVKHKPKFVYAYVDLANMYIEQAQLRRAEAMFQKVLAMSNLTCVEKQQLHFNYGRFQEFHKKSESEAMKHYLEGLKIEHKSFERNKCKRHLNKLIDKRIKKGLGDAQCLGSLGFIAQLYGQKQLAVQCYERALKWDPQNEEYLSALLKIRLSLQS, encoded by the exons TCCCAAAGATGCCTTAGAAAAGATACTCCAGCAGCTGGACTGCCATTTCACTTGGGTTTTGCTGAAGGAGGACATTGATCCTGATGAACTAGAGGAGAGAATTCTTGAACAGATTGAGTTGTTACACTCTAAATCCAAAGCCCAAAATTATCACCTGCTGGCCTATGTGAAATATCTGAATGGCAAGAAGGAGGAAGCTCTGGAAAACTTACAAAAAGCTGAAGAGGCTGTCAAAATAGAGTACCCTGGAGACACCGAAAAGCAAAGCCTTGTTACTTGGGGTAACTATGCTTGGCTGTATTACCACATGGACAAACTGACAGAAGCACAAGTCTACATTGACAAGATAGAAAGGCTCTGCAAGCAACATGGAAGTGCTTTACCTTATAAGATGAAACTCCCCCAGATCTTCTGTGAAAAAGGATGGGCCCTTCTCAAATTTGGGGGAAAATACTATGAAAAGGCCAAGGAAAGCTTTGCGAAGGCCTTGGAAGAAGAACCAGACAACCCAGAATTTAATGCTGGCTATTCAGTCACTGTATACCGCCTGGAAGATTATTATGGGAGAAAATCAGCAGCGGAAGGGTCATCTCTGGAACCCTTGAGGCGGGCAGTCCAGCTGAATCCAGAGGATCCCTTTGTGATGTCCCTTCTGGCAATAAAGCTGCAGGAAACTAATAAAATTCATGAAGGggaaaagtacattgaaaaggcCCTTGCAAAATACCCTGGCATTCCTTATGTGCTGAGGTATGCTGCCAAATTTTATAGG AAAAAAGGCGATGTGCAAATAGCCCTGAAATATTTGACAGAGGCATTGAGGCTGACACCAAACTCCAGCTTCTTACATCATCAGATAGGGATTTGCTACAGAACACAGTACTTTggtatgaaaaagaaaatggttaaaaaccGTATCCTAACAAATGTGAAAGAAATGATCAGAGCATTGGGCCTTTGCATTTTCCACTTTGAAAAGGTGGTAAAGCACAAACCCAAATTTGTCTATGCTTATGTGGACCTTGCAAACATGTACATAGAACAGGCCCAGCTTCGAAGAGCAGAGGCAATGTTTCAGAAAGTACTTGCAATGAGCAACCTGACTTGTGTAGAAAAACAGCAGCTGCACTTCAATTATGGGCGCTTTCAGGAATTCCACAAAAAATCAGAATCTGAGGCAATGAAGCATTACCTGGAAGGGCTGAAAATTGAACATAAATCATTTGAGAGAAACAAGTGCAAACGTCACCTGAATAAATTGATAGATAAGAGAATAAAAAAAGGCCTAGGAGATGCTCAGTGTTTGGGCAGCCTTGGATTCATTGCTCAACTCTATGGGCAGAAGCAGCTTGCAGTTCAGTGCTATGAACGAGCCCTTAAATGGGATCCTCAAAATGAAGAATACCTCAGTGCCCTCTTGAAGATAAGACTTTCTTTACAAAGCTAA